Proteins from one Pseudomonas grandcourensis genomic window:
- a CDS encoding oligopeptide/dipeptide ABC transporter ATP-binding protein, whose translation MSLLEIKNLNVRFGDKTATPVVDGLDLKVDKGEVLAIVGESGSGKSVTMMALMGLIEHPGIVTADALNFDGKNMLKLNNRQRRQIVGKDLSMVFQDPMTALNPSYTVGFQIEEVLRLHLKMSGKAARKRAIELLEKVEIPGAASRMDAYPHQLSGGMSQRVAIAMAIAGEPKLLIADEPTTALDVTIQAQIMDLLLALQKEQNMGLVLITHDLAVVAETAQRVCVMYAGQAVEVGQVPQLFDIPAHPYSEALLKAIPEHSLGAARLSTLLGIVPGRYDRPQGCLLSPRCPYVKDNCRQQRPALDQKSNSLARCFYPLNQEVA comes from the coding sequence ATGTCACTGCTAGAAATCAAGAATCTCAACGTCCGCTTCGGCGACAAAACCGCCACGCCAGTGGTCGATGGCCTCGACCTGAAAGTGGACAAGGGCGAAGTGCTGGCCATCGTTGGCGAATCCGGTTCCGGCAAGTCCGTGACCATGATGGCGCTGATGGGCCTGATCGAGCATCCGGGGATCGTCACCGCCGACGCCCTGAATTTCGACGGCAAGAACATGCTCAAGCTCAACAATCGCCAGCGTCGACAGATCGTCGGTAAAGACCTGTCCATGGTCTTCCAGGATCCGATGACCGCGCTGAACCCGAGCTACACCGTCGGCTTCCAGATTGAAGAAGTGCTACGCCTGCACCTGAAAATGTCCGGCAAGGCCGCCCGCAAGCGCGCCATCGAACTGCTGGAAAAAGTTGAAATCCCGGGTGCCGCCAGCCGTATGGACGCCTACCCGCACCAACTGTCCGGTGGTATGAGCCAGCGCGTCGCGATTGCCATGGCGATCGCTGGCGAACCGAAACTGCTGATCGCCGACGAACCGACCACGGCACTCGACGTGACCATTCAGGCGCAGATCATGGACCTGCTGCTGGCGTTGCAGAAAGAGCAGAACATGGGCCTGGTGCTGATCACCCACGACCTCGCCGTCGTGGCCGAAACCGCCCAGCGCGTGTGCGTGATGTACGCCGGCCAGGCGGTCGAAGTCGGTCAGGTGCCGCAACTGTTCGACATCCCGGCACACCCGTACAGCGAAGCGCTGCTCAAGGCGATTCCGGAACACAGCCTGGGTGCCGCGCGCCTGTCGACCCTGCTGGGCATCGTTCCCGGTCGCTACGACCGTCCGCAGGGTTGCCTGCTGTCGCCGCGCTGCCCGTACGTGAAAGACAACTGCCGTCAACAACGTCCGGCCCTTGACCAGAAAAGCAACAGCCTCGCTCGCTGCTTCTACCCGCTGAACCAGGAGGTGGCGTAA
- a CDS encoding ABC transporter permease subunit — translation MTTPIPSVAVDQSLLYPSPYKEFWQAFSKNKGAVAGLMFMLLVIFCAIFAPWVAPHDPSEQYRDFLLTPPAWLEGGQLQFLLGTDELGRDLLSRLINGSRLSLLIGLSSVVMSLIPGILLGLFAGFYPRILGPTIMRLMDIMLALPSLLLAVAIVAILGPGLINTIIAIAVVSLPSYVRLTRAAVMGELNRDYVTAARLAGAGLPRLMFVTVLPNCMAPLIVQATLSFSSAILDAAALGFLGLGVQPPTPEWGTMLASARDYIERAWWVVSLPGLTILLSVLAINLMGDGLRDALDPKLKNAA, via the coding sequence ATGACCACTCCAATTCCATCGGTAGCAGTCGATCAAAGCCTGCTGTACCCGTCTCCGTACAAAGAATTCTGGCAAGCGTTCTCCAAGAACAAAGGCGCCGTCGCCGGCCTGATGTTCATGCTGCTGGTGATTTTCTGCGCGATCTTCGCCCCGTGGGTTGCCCCCCACGACCCGAGCGAGCAATACCGCGATTTCCTGCTGACCCCGCCGGCCTGGCTGGAAGGCGGGCAACTGCAATTCCTGCTCGGTACCGACGAACTGGGCCGCGACCTGCTGTCGCGCCTGATCAATGGTTCGCGCCTGTCGTTGCTGATCGGTTTGTCGTCGGTGGTGATGTCGCTGATCCCGGGGATTCTCCTGGGCCTGTTCGCCGGGTTCTACCCGCGGATTCTCGGCCCGACCATCATGCGTCTGATGGACATCATGCTGGCCCTGCCATCGCTGCTGCTGGCCGTGGCGATTGTCGCCATCCTCGGCCCTGGCCTGATCAACACCATCATTGCCATCGCCGTGGTCTCCCTGCCGTCCTACGTTCGCCTGACCCGCGCGGCGGTGATGGGCGAGCTGAACCGCGACTACGTGACCGCCGCGCGCCTGGCCGGTGCCGGCCTGCCACGCCTGATGTTCGTTACCGTGCTGCCCAACTGCATGGCGCCACTGATCGTTCAGGCCACCCTGAGCTTCTCCTCGGCGATCCTCGATGCCGCCGCACTGGGCTTCCTCGGCCTTGGCGTACAACCGCCAACCCCTGAGTGGGGCACCATGCTGGCTTCGGCCCGCGACTACATCGAACGCGCCTGGTGGGTGGTGAGCCTGCCTGGTTTGACCATTTTGCTCAGCGTGCTGGCAATCAACCTGATGGGCGACGGCCTGCGCGATGCGCTGGACCCGAAACTCAAGAACGCCGCCTGA
- a CDS encoding ABC transporter permease subunit, whose protein sequence is MLSFITRRLGLLIPTFFGITLLTFALIRMIPGDPVEVMMGERRVDPEMHAQAMERLGLNKPLYAQYLDYIGKLAHGDLGESLRTRESVWSEFTSLFPATLELSMAALLFAGILGLLAGVIAALKRGSLFDHGVMGVSLAGYSMPIFWWGLILIMFFSVSLGWTPVSGRIDLLYDIEPRTGFMLIDTLLADDVGAFLDALHHLILPAIVLGTIPLAVIARMTRSSMLEVLREDYIRTAKAKGLSPSRVVFVHGLRNALIPVLTVVGLQVGTLLAGAVLTETIFSWPGIGKWLIEAIGARDYPVVQNGILLIACLVIVVNFVVDILYGFANPRIRHQR, encoded by the coding sequence ATGCTGAGTTTCATTACCCGCCGACTGGGGTTGTTGATCCCCACGTTCTTCGGCATCACCCTGCTGACTTTCGCGTTGATTCGCATGATCCCGGGCGACCCCGTAGAAGTCATGATGGGAGAACGTAGGGTCGATCCCGAAATGCACGCTCAGGCAATGGAACGCCTAGGTCTGAACAAACCCCTGTATGCCCAGTACCTGGATTACATCGGCAAGCTGGCCCACGGCGATCTCGGGGAATCCCTGCGGACCCGTGAAAGCGTTTGGAGCGAATTCACTTCCCTGTTCCCCGCGACCCTGGAACTGTCCATGGCCGCCCTGTTGTTCGCCGGCATCCTGGGCCTTCTGGCCGGGGTGATCGCGGCACTCAAGCGAGGGTCCCTGTTCGACCATGGGGTGATGGGTGTCTCCCTGGCGGGATACTCGATGCCGATCTTCTGGTGGGGCCTGATCCTGATCATGTTCTTCTCGGTAAGCCTGGGCTGGACCCCGGTATCCGGGCGGATCGACCTGCTCTACGACATCGAGCCGCGTACCGGCTTCATGCTGATCGATACGCTGCTGGCCGATGACGTCGGCGCGTTCCTCGATGCCCTGCATCACCTGATCCTGCCGGCCATCGTGCTCGGCACCATCCCGCTGGCGGTGATCGCGCGGATGACCCGTTCTTCGATGCTCGAAGTGCTGCGTGAAGACTACATTCGCACCGCCAAGGCCAAGGGCCTGTCGCCATCGCGCGTGGTGTTCGTGCACGGTCTGCGTAACGCGCTGATTCCGGTACTGACGGTGGTCGGCCTGCAAGTCGGCACCCTGCTGGCCGGTGCGGTCCTGACTGAAACCATCTTCTCGTGGCCCGGCATCGGCAAATGGCTGATCGAAGCCATTGGCGCCCGGGATTACCCCGTCGTGCAAAACGGCATCCTGTTAATCGCCTGCCTGGTGATTGTGGTCAATTTCGTAGTGGACATCCTCTACGGCTTTGCCAACCCACGCATCCGTCACCAGCGCTGA
- a CDS encoding ABC transporter substrate-binding protein, with translation MRKKTTLKTMIAAGLILGSGFTHAASNLVFCSEGSPAGFDPGQYTTGTDFDASAETVFNRLSQFERGGTKVIPGLATSWDVSPDGLTYTFHLRDGVKFHTTDYFNPTRDFNADDVLFTFNRMLDKDMPFRKAYPTEFPYFTDMGMNENITKVEKVDDHTVKFTLKGVDAAFIQNLAMSFASIQSAEYTDQLLKEGKAQDINQKPIGTGPFVFSKYQKDAQIRYKGNKDYWKPEDVKIDNLIFAITTDASVRMQKLKKNECQITSFPRPADIKPLQEDKNIKMPSQPGFNLGYIAYNFTRKPFDKLEVRQALDMAVNKKAIIDAVYQGAGQLAVNGLPPTQWSYDETIKDAGYNPEKAKALLKAAGVKEGTEITLWAMPVQRPYNPNAKLMAEMLQADWAKIGIKANIVSYEWGEYIKRGHAGEHDAMLIGFTGDNGDPDNWLGTLYTCNAVNGNNFSKWCDAGYDKLVKAAEATADVEKRTALYKEAQHVLKAQVPMTPIAHSTVYQPMRTSVQDFQISPFGLSSFYGVYNDQ, from the coding sequence ATGCGCAAAAAGACCACGCTCAAGACCATGATCGCCGCCGGCCTGATCCTCGGTTCCGGCTTCACCCACGCCGCCAGCAACCTGGTGTTCTGCTCCGAAGGCAGCCCGGCTGGCTTCGACCCAGGCCAATACACCACGGGGACCGACTTCGACGCCTCAGCCGAAACCGTATTCAACCGTCTCTCGCAGTTCGAACGTGGCGGCACCAAGGTCATCCCGGGCCTGGCAACCAGCTGGGACGTTTCTCCCGATGGCCTGACCTACACCTTCCACCTGCGGGACGGGGTAAAGTTCCACACCACCGACTACTTCAATCCGACCCGCGACTTCAACGCCGACGACGTGCTGTTCACCTTCAACCGCATGCTCGACAAGGACATGCCGTTCCGCAAGGCCTACCCCACCGAATTCCCCTACTTCACCGACATGGGGATGAACGAAAACATCACCAAGGTCGAAAAAGTCGACGACCATACCGTCAAGTTCACCCTCAAGGGTGTCGACGCAGCCTTCATCCAGAACCTGGCCATGAGCTTCGCCTCGATCCAGTCGGCCGAATACACCGACCAGTTGCTCAAGGAAGGCAAGGCCCAGGACATCAACCAAAAGCCGATCGGCACTGGCCCGTTCGTGTTCAGCAAGTACCAGAAAGACGCCCAGATTCGCTACAAGGGCAACAAGGATTACTGGAAGCCTGAAGACGTGAAGATCGACAATCTGATCTTCGCCATCACCACCGACGCCTCGGTGCGCATGCAAAAGCTGAAAAAGAACGAATGCCAGATCACCTCCTTCCCGCGCCCGGCCGATATCAAGCCGCTGCAGGAAGACAAGAACATCAAGATGCCCAGTCAACCAGGCTTCAACCTTGGCTACATCGCCTACAACTTCACCCGCAAGCCGTTCGACAAGCTCGAAGTACGCCAGGCGCTAGACATGGCGGTAAACAAGAAAGCCATCATCGACGCCGTTTACCAGGGCGCCGGCCAGTTGGCCGTCAACGGCCTGCCGCCGACCCAATGGTCCTACGACGAGACCATCAAGGACGCCGGCTACAACCCGGAAAAAGCCAAGGCGCTGCTGAAGGCTGCAGGCGTAAAAGAAGGCACAGAAATCACCCTCTGGGCCATGCCGGTGCAGCGCCCCTACAACCCCAACGCCAAGCTGATGGCCGAAATGCTCCAGGCCGACTGGGCCAAAATCGGCATCAAGGCCAACATCGTCAGCTACGAATGGGGCGAGTACATCAAGCGCGGCCACGCCGGCGAACACGACGCCATGCTGATCGGCTTCACTGGCGACAACGGTGACCCGGACAATTGGCTGGGCACCCTCTACACCTGTAACGCGGTCAACGGCAACAACTTCTCCAAGTGGTGCGATGCTGGCTACGACAAACTGGTGAAGGCCGCCGAGGCCACCGCCGATGTGGAAAAGCGCACCGCGCTGTACAAAGAAGCGCAGCATGTCCTCAAAGCGCAGGTACCGATGACCCCGATCGCCCACTCCACGGTCTACCAGCCGATGCGCACCAGTGTGCAGGACTTCCAGATCAGTCCCTTCGGACTCAGCAGCTTCTACGGCGTCTACAACGATCAGTGA
- a CDS encoding cupin domain-containing protein: MTAEQIGERLRRHRRAANKTLNQVATETGLTASFLSQAERNLTGVSISSLARIANALGVPLNTLFDQPAQPQPDSHQGQRVRYSIGSQPLVYERLSSNFPGNLINAMKMTMAVGYQSELISHEGAEFTYVLSGQIVYTIEGHTYPLGPGGSVHFDSTKQHSIANSGDDVAEVLVVTTMGGLLDDHPTA, from the coding sequence ATGACCGCAGAACAGATCGGGGAACGGCTGCGCCGCCACCGTCGCGCCGCTAACAAGACCCTGAACCAAGTCGCCACTGAAACAGGCCTCACAGCCAGTTTCCTGTCCCAGGCGGAGCGTAACCTCACTGGCGTGTCCATCTCCTCGCTGGCGAGAATCGCAAATGCCTTGGGCGTTCCGCTCAACACCCTGTTCGACCAGCCCGCCCAGCCCCAGCCCGACTCCCACCAGGGCCAGCGCGTGCGGTACTCCATCGGCAGCCAGCCGCTGGTCTACGAGCGCCTGTCCAGCAACTTCCCCGGCAACCTGATCAACGCGATGAAGATGACCATGGCGGTGGGCTACCAGTCCGAGCTCATCTCCCACGAAGGCGCAGAGTTTACCTATGTGCTCTCCGGGCAAATCGTCTACACCATCGAAGGCCACACCTACCCGCTCGGCCCGGGGGGATCAGTGCATTTCGACTCCACCAAGCAGCATTCCATCGCTAATTCTGGCGACGATGTTGCCGAAGTCCTGGTCGTCACCACCATGGGGGGCCTGCTCGACGATCACCCCACGGCCTGA
- a CDS encoding Xaa-Pro peptidase family protein, with product MTVGVGGKTPEQALAGLAKMTEGMQPIGLDEYQSRIAKAQGLMREQGIAALYLNAGSNLCYFTGVKWSPSERMVGAVLPANGPLAYIAPAFEEGTIRDFREVDGVIHGWHEHESPYRLLLDMLAGMGIAADAVVGLCPSLAFFMFDAIRRLGSGFEFVDASCVISLCRYHKSATELALMQRAKDMTLQVHKAAASILRAGISTTEVAEFIREAHRKVGAPGSTFCIVLFGEASAFPHGVKHAQVLKDGDMVLIDTGCLLHGYQSDITRSYVFGTPSDRQRAMWNLEKAAQQAAFDAARLGEPCQVVDAAARLSLEAAGLGPDYQLPGLPHRTGHGIGLDIHEGPYLVRGDQTPLAEGMCFSNEPMICVPGEFGIRLEDHFYMTATGPRWFTQPSHSLDDPFGLEA from the coding sequence ATGACAGTGGGTGTAGGTGGCAAAACTCCGGAACAGGCGCTGGCCGGCCTGGCGAAGATGACCGAGGGCATGCAGCCCATCGGCCTCGACGAATACCAGTCACGCATTGCCAAGGCCCAGGGCCTGATGCGAGAGCAGGGCATCGCCGCCCTCTACCTGAACGCTGGCAGCAACCTGTGCTACTTCACCGGAGTGAAGTGGAGCCCGAGCGAACGCATGGTCGGCGCCGTGCTGCCCGCCAACGGCCCACTGGCCTATATCGCCCCGGCCTTCGAAGAGGGCACCATCCGCGACTTCCGCGAAGTGGATGGGGTTATCCATGGTTGGCATGAGCACGAGAGTCCGTACCGCCTGCTGCTCGACATGCTCGCAGGAATGGGCATCGCCGCCGACGCAGTGGTGGGCCTGTGTCCGTCCCTGGCGTTCTTCATGTTCGACGCAATCCGCCGCCTCGGATCGGGCTTCGAGTTCGTAGACGCTTCTTGCGTGATAAGCCTGTGTCGCTATCACAAGTCCGCTACAGAATTGGCGCTGATGCAGCGCGCCAAAGACATGACCTTGCAAGTGCACAAGGCTGCCGCCAGCATCCTGCGCGCAGGCATCAGCACCACCGAGGTTGCCGAGTTCATCCGCGAGGCGCACCGCAAGGTGGGCGCGCCGGGCTCGACCTTCTGCATTGTGCTATTCGGCGAGGCCAGCGCCTTCCCCCATGGGGTGAAGCACGCGCAGGTGCTCAAGGACGGCGACATGGTGCTGATCGACACGGGCTGCCTGCTCCACGGCTACCAGTCGGATATCACTCGCAGTTACGTGTTCGGCACCCCGAGCGACCGCCAGCGCGCCATGTGGAACCTGGAAAAGGCCGCCCAGCAGGCCGCCTTCGACGCCGCGCGCCTGGGCGAACCCTGCCAGGTGGTGGATGCCGCCGCGCGGCTTAGCCTGGAAGCCGCCGGCCTCGGCCCGGACTACCAGTTACCCGGCTTGCCGCACCGCACCGGACATGGCATCGGCCTGGACATTCACGAAGGGCCCTACCTGGTGCGTGGTGACCAGACACCGCTGGCCGAGGGCATGTGCTTCTCCAATGAGCCGATGATTTGCGTGCCGGGCGAGTTCGGCATTCGCCTGGAGGATCATTTCTACATGACCGCCACTGGCCCGCGCTGGTTTACCCAGCCGAGCCATTCCTTAGACGACCCGTTCGGGTTGGAGGCCTGA
- a CDS encoding transposase family protein — protein MTEATGLETDAHTTTISVQALTEASDLTEVQRHALGSDRFEVVKRYWDGDLTPEEGSEALGISRSQFFRICAKARGALNYLQVVPGKRGRKADKIVLPYEVERMIEEMYIEHYPQGKTFSAVWEACQVEGDRRRITRPSYYSVCRWIKQRPERERYEMVNGEEAAAQRYDYRPGYKETNRPLEWVQIDHTPADLLVVDSLDRTTIIGRPYLSFAICIHTRVVLGFYISFLHPSAVTVAKLLETCVLPKNRLLEAWKLRSDLWPMHGLPEVIHTDNAKEFVSQVFQLNAKDFDIDVQQRPIGQKHFGGHIESLIGKQSMKLLHALPGTTGANTVARKKLKSEKSACVTIERLRRLVVLGIHSYHETKHSELNDRPARIWEKFQATKNAPRMLLESKHDSFRYCFYPEVPRKKITTGGIELFRRFYDHAGFESSVLEEVLVKYDPYDISYIMVFLHGKWIKATCKRNIFERSNDYELYRWERQQKGERNGTMSAAGAESKGQIFDEVKEEKSLTAQAKRKRKRVKGEEDYRKENELLDKAGNKPESHAPGNKKTSSELKPKAKKEIAKYKSDVKSNVIDLKAIMSKKLTNETDDEIVIYNMDRF, from the coding sequence ATGACTGAGGCGACTGGTTTGGAAACTGATGCGCACACCACGACGATTTCAGTTCAAGCGCTCACGGAAGCGAGCGACCTTACAGAAGTCCAGCGGCACGCATTGGGAAGTGATCGTTTTGAAGTCGTTAAGAGATACTGGGACGGCGACCTGACCCCTGAAGAGGGAAGTGAAGCTCTAGGAATAAGCCGTTCCCAGTTTTTTCGCATTTGTGCTAAAGCCCGGGGAGCCCTGAACTACCTACAGGTGGTTCCAGGGAAGAGGGGACGAAAGGCTGACAAAATTGTGTTGCCTTATGAAGTAGAGAGAATGATCGAGGAGATGTATATCGAGCATTATCCCCAAGGCAAGACTTTTTCGGCAGTATGGGAAGCATGTCAAGTTGAAGGCGATCGTCGGAGGATTACACGACCGAGTTATTACTCTGTCTGTCGGTGGATTAAACAACGGCCTGAGAGAGAGCGGTATGAAATGGTCAACGGCGAAGAAGCTGCTGCCCAAAGATACGATTACCGACCAGGGTACAAAGAAACAAATCGTCCGCTGGAGTGGGTTCAAATTGACCATACGCCTGCAGATCTGCTGGTAGTCGACTCACTTGATAGAACCACCATTATTGGTCGGCCTTATTTAAGTTTTGCGATCTGTATCCATACAAGGGTGGTATTGGGATTTTATATCTCGTTTCTTCACCCTAGTGCAGTAACGGTAGCGAAGCTACTTGAGACTTGTGTCCTACCGAAGAATCGACTACTCGAAGCATGGAAATTACGTTCCGACTTATGGCCGATGCATGGCCTTCCAGAAGTTATCCACACGGACAACGCCAAAGAGTTTGTGTCTCAGGTATTTCAGTTGAACGCTAAAGACTTTGATATTGACGTTCAACAGCGCCCGATCGGCCAGAAGCACTTCGGTGGACATATTGAAAGCCTTATTGGCAAGCAGTCAATGAAATTACTTCATGCTCTGCCAGGAACTACAGGTGCAAATACAGTTGCGCGTAAAAAGCTAAAGAGTGAAAAGAGTGCTTGTGTAACAATTGAGCGTCTCAGGCGTTTAGTTGTCTTAGGGATTCATTCTTATCATGAAACAAAACATTCTGAGCTAAATGATCGCCCCGCAAGGATCTGGGAGAAATTCCAAGCTACGAAAAATGCACCCAGGATGTTATTGGAGTCAAAGCATGATAGTTTTCGTTATTGTTTCTATCCTGAAGTTCCAAGAAAGAAAATCACTACTGGAGGTATAGAGCTATTCAGAAGGTTTTATGATCATGCGGGCTTCGAAAGCTCTGTGCTGGAAGAAGTATTAGTTAAATATGACCCCTACGATATCAGTTACATAATGGTGTTTTTACACGGTAAGTGGATCAAAGCAACATGCAAACGAAACATTTTCGAACGCAGCAATGACTATGAATTATACCGTTGGGAGCGCCAACAAAAAGGTGAACGAAATGGGACAATGAGCGCCGCTGGTGCTGAGTCGAAAGGGCAGATATTTGATGAGGTAAAAGAAGAAAAAAGCCTAACTGCTCAAGCTAAAAGAAAGAGAAAACGCGTAAAAGGGGAAGAGGACTACCGAAAAGAGAATGAGCTGCTCGATAAAGCTGGCAATAAGCCGGAAAGCCATGCTCCTGGAAATAAAAAAACCTCTTCTGAGTTGAAACCAAAAGCTAAGAAAGAAATAGCGAAATATAAAAGCGACGTGAAAAGTAACGTCATAGATCTTAAAGCGATAATGAGTAAAAAACTTACGAACGAAACAGATGATGAAATTGTTATATACAATATGGACAGATTCTGA
- a CDS encoding TniB family NTP-binding protein, with translation MEVTNYTHVHHSRHHLFELDDEERMFACAIDFWVPHPDGEKIISRVKIAMRMNKKTVAPCMLVTAPGGGGKTALIDELKHRNLQFDDKLLFVTMHQSPNGYALRDLILLEMGLGVGRRARQGDNITPLMQHMIKTQNIRGIVIDEVHDALTLTEVQQRINLSLLKNLSGSTYGLSVFAFGVPAAAAVLRRDPQLARRYAVHSMTEWKNGKDFRSFVGTYITMLPLKKPTNFKDQNLFLKIMHAGQGITDNIVKILQASAMMAIMDGSECITHRHIDDIEKIMSEFNFALRDAEPEGIESE, from the coding sequence TTGGAAGTTACAAATTATACACATGTGCACCATAGTCGACACCATCTTTTTGAACTTGATGATGAGGAGCGAATGTTCGCCTGTGCAATCGATTTCTGGGTTCCCCACCCTGATGGTGAGAAGATTATTTCCAGGGTAAAAATTGCAATGCGAATGAATAAAAAGACTGTAGCGCCTTGTATGTTGGTCACCGCGCCCGGAGGGGGTGGTAAAACTGCATTGATAGATGAACTGAAACACCGCAATCTCCAATTCGATGATAAGCTCCTATTTGTTACTATGCACCAAAGTCCGAACGGATACGCGTTGCGAGATTTAATCCTCCTAGAAATGGGATTGGGTGTAGGTCGTCGAGCGCGTCAAGGGGACAATATCACCCCTCTCATGCAACATATGATTAAAACTCAGAATATTCGCGGAATTGTTATTGACGAAGTGCATGATGCATTGACGTTGACTGAAGTTCAGCAACGAATCAACTTATCTTTGTTGAAAAATCTTTCTGGTTCGACCTACGGTCTTTCAGTTTTTGCATTCGGGGTACCGGCAGCGGCAGCTGTTCTCAGGCGCGACCCGCAACTGGCTCGACGGTACGCAGTGCACTCAATGACCGAATGGAAAAACGGCAAGGATTTCCGAAGCTTTGTGGGGACATATATCACGATGCTCCCCTTAAAAAAGCCAACGAATTTTAAAGACCAAAACCTGTTTCTCAAAATCATGCATGCAGGGCAGGGCATAACTGACAACATTGTAAAGATTCTTCAAGCATCTGCGATGATGGCGATCATGGACGGTAGCGAGTGCATTACACATCGACACATTGATGATATCGAAAAAATCATGAGTGAATTTAACTTTGCTTTGCGCGACGCAGAACCTGAAGGCATTGAAAGTGAATGA
- a CDS encoding TniQ family protein translates to MSCIPEPVVGESLSSWIFRVQLIKREYLDLSSFDKSNPFTELGSKSAENVDPDVNSLDALINDFSSTYDVPKSYLLDKFQRSTQPIMAKHYSSAYCYECIASSIRTIGAPHMKVAWCFALAPVCTVHGKVLNDRPSYSSSVESSPRQVFLWHTENLFSSKLKWRERASYDVVSALALRVQNLHESIRASAINTKRQCMIDNFILTIVRALLMPSVSCFYSNRFQSETRLGNNNSFSDSWFRSFFHNVFLASASERAIAMCLTGVLLGWITNEEAELLQPVYDREQNITQNIWTVFKSDANMLHWLKFELLRNETDLLSLAQLSNKPGSWK, encoded by the coding sequence ATGAGCTGTATTCCTGAGCCGGTAGTTGGCGAAAGCCTTAGCTCATGGATATTTCGTGTGCAACTTATAAAGCGCGAATACTTAGATTTAAGCTCATTCGATAAGTCGAATCCATTCACTGAGTTAGGGTCGAAGTCGGCTGAAAATGTAGACCCAGATGTCAATAGCTTAGACGCTTTGATTAATGATTTTAGCAGTACGTACGACGTGCCAAAATCATATTTGTTGGACAAATTTCAGCGTAGTACACAACCAATCATGGCGAAACACTACAGTTCCGCTTATTGCTATGAGTGTATAGCTAGCTCAATCCGCACTATTGGAGCTCCTCATATGAAGGTGGCATGGTGCTTTGCTCTAGCTCCAGTTTGCACAGTGCACGGAAAGGTATTAAACGATAGGCCAAGCTATAGTTCCAGTGTGGAGAGCTCACCTCGTCAGGTGTTTCTTTGGCATACTGAAAATTTATTCAGCAGCAAATTGAAATGGAGGGAGCGGGCTTCTTACGACGTGGTATCTGCATTGGCCTTGCGGGTTCAGAACTTGCATGAAAGTATTAGAGCGAGCGCTATTAACACAAAACGACAATGCATGATAGATAATTTTATACTCACGATAGTTCGTGCGTTACTGATGCCGTCCGTAAGTTGTTTTTATTCCAACAGATTTCAAAGTGAGACGCGTCTAGGAAACAATAATTCGTTTTCCGATAGCTGGTTTCGAAGCTTTTTCCATAATGTGTTTCTTGCTTCAGCCTCGGAAAGGGCTATAGCAATGTGTCTTACGGGCGTGTTACTGGGGTGGATAACCAACGAAGAGGCGGAGCTATTGCAACCTGTATACGATCGAGAACAAAATATAACGCAAAATATTTGGACGGTCTTTAAGAGTGATGCGAATATGCTGCACTGGCTCAAATTCGAACTATTACGAAATGAAACAGACTTGTTGAGCTTAGCGCAGCTTTCCAACAAGCCCGGAAGCTGGAAGTAA
- a CDS encoding XRE family transcriptional regulator, protein MELRTAFAAVLRALRLIRRARYADVSDATHRRKVSALENAQTSITVEQFDELAQSLGLDPIAMLTLCIAHRQGEQPLTVIGRALIDVAAFEAEGGMKVLSDQFDADGNLIKRGRGKPLNADNERAVLALKAEGATQQEAATQLGLALTSVREYWRKS, encoded by the coding sequence ATGGAACTGAGAACCGCATTTGCAGCTGTGCTTCGGGCGCTCCGCCTCATTCGGCGCGCCAGGTACGCTGACGTCTCGGATGCGACCCACCGACGCAAAGTCAGTGCGCTTGAGAACGCGCAGACCAGCATCACCGTCGAGCAATTTGACGAGCTCGCGCAATCCCTTGGTCTCGATCCCATCGCAATGCTTACTCTGTGCATTGCCCATCGCCAGGGTGAGCAACCACTCACCGTAATTGGTCGTGCATTAATCGACGTGGCGGCCTTCGAAGCTGAAGGGGGCATGAAGGTGCTCAGCGACCAGTTCGATGCTGACGGTAACCTCATAAAACGAGGACGCGGTAAACCGCTAAACGCAGATAATGAGAGAGCGGTACTGGCACTCAAAGCGGAAGGTGCGACGCAGCAAGAGGCAGCGACCCAGTTGGGGCTGGCGTTGACGTCGGTGAGGGAGTATTGGAGGAAGTCGTAG